Proteins co-encoded in one Populus trichocarpa isolate Nisqually-1 chromosome 10, P.trichocarpa_v4.1, whole genome shotgun sequence genomic window:
- the LOC7474402 gene encoding endoribonuclease Dicer homolog 2 isoform X2, translated as MMEPVSVDIDTTQQLPADPLPFARSYQLEALEQALKQNTIVFLETGSGKTLIATMLLRSYAHLLRKPSRFIAVFLVPEVFLVRQQAGVVRMHTDLNVGMYWGDMGIDFSHAATWKQEIDKHEVLVMTHQILLNGLRQGYFKLDFIKVLIFDECHHARGNHPYACIMTEFFHRELRSGHHDLPRIFGMTASLIKSKGANSESYYRQQICELENIMNSKVYTCASETVLAEFIPSPAAEFLFYEPMKIPDGIYACLEEELGNLKAKHELLLKQLDLSESAAESVHSKISKVHSALMFCSGELGVWLAFQAARFLSHSDTDSDFIAWGKVDVSGETIVKKFCWDASLVISNCFSAECCIGDNTEADVGAGLITAKVLCLIKTLLQYRDLKDIRCIVFVERVITAVVLESLLRELLPKHSSWKTKYIAGNNSGLQSQTRQMQNEIVEEFRKGMVNIIVATSILEEGLDVQSCNLVIRFDPPSSVSSFIQSRGRARMQNSDYLLMVKTEDSTTHSRLENYLSSSEIMRRESLRRSSTSCSAPQSELYEDEFYSVEGTGAVVTLSSSVSLIYFYCSRLPSDGYFKPAPICIIDKEKETCTLHLPKSSPIQNICVQGNNKNLKQKACLEACKQLHLIGALTDNLVPDVVEEEAVAQEIRNERYDDEQPIYLPPELASQGPRNLKTKYYCYLIELNQKFDYGVPVHDIVLVMRTELESDVLSSMGFELEAERGLLAVSLRYIGDIYLDQVPVLLCRRFQITLFEVLIHREVNKLEEVLKGLELGTGVVMDYFLLPAIRSRSQPSIDWEPISSVLFSYKNEDHFNCSSKGNAHVVHTKGGPVCTCVLQNSLVCTPHNGNVYFITGASEDLNGRSLLKLRNGSAITYKEHFAKRRNSIQLLFDQEPLLEGRHIFPVHNFLNRCRTKKEKESKNAHVDLPPELCDIILSPVSISTLYSYTFIPSIMHRLESLLIAVNLKKMHSDHCMQNVDIPAMKVLEAITTKKCQEKFHLESLETLGDSFLKYAASQQLFKLYQNHHEGLLSMKKEKIISNAALCRRGCDHKLPGFIRNESFDPKLWMIPGDKCGSDLLSEEPLSECRKIYVRGRRKVKSKTVADVVEALIGAYLSTGGEVLALFFMDWIGIKVDFMIVPYERHFQLQAEKFVNVRYLESLLNYSFRDPSLLVEALTHGSYMLPEIPSCYQRLEFLGDAVLDYLITMHLYKEYPGMSPGLLTDLRSASVNNDCYAQSAVKGDLHKHILHTSQDLHKHIVETAEIFQKSSLGSTFGWESETSFPKVLGDVIESLAGAILVDSGYNKEIVFQSIRPLLEPLITPATVRLHPARELSELCQKQHFDYKKSVVSYNGRNASITIVVGANGVTFKHTATAADKKTAKKLASKEVLKSLKESNFASSSTPSKLD; from the exons A TGATGGAGCCTGTTAGCGTGGATATAGACACAACCCAACAGCTCCCTGCTGATCCTCTCCCATTTGCTAGAAG tTATCAATTGGAGGCTTTGGAGCAGGCGCTAAAGCAGAACACAATTGTCTTTTTGGAGACTGGTTCTGGCAAGACTTTGATTGCCACCATGCTACTGCGCAGTTACGCCCATCTTCTTCGCAAGCCTTCACGTTTTATTGCTGTTTTCCTGGTTCCTGAAGTTTTCCTGGTTCGCCAA CAAGCTGGAGTTGTGAGAATGCATACCGACTTGAATGTGGGCATGTACTGGGGAGACATGGGAATTGACTTCTCGCATGCTGCTACATGGAAGCAGGAAATAGACAAACATGAG GTGCTTGTTATGACACATCAAATTTTGCTGAACGGCTTGAGGCAGGGCTATTTCAAGCTAGACTTCATAAAGGTGTTGATATTTGATGAATGTCATCATGCCAGGGGCAATCACCCTTATGCATGCATCATGACG GAGTTCTTTCATCGTGAGTTAAGGTCTGGTCACCATGATCTTCCTAGGATTTTTGGGATGACAGCTTCTCTCATAAAGTCAAAGG GTGCAAACTCAGAATCATACTACAGGCAGCAGATTTGTGAACTGGAGAATATTATGAATTCAAAG GTATACACCTGTGCTAGTGAGACTGTGCTTGCCGAATTTATACCATCCCCAGCCGCAGAATTCTTATTTTATGAGCCCATGAAGATCCCTGATGGTATATATGCTTGCTTGGAAGAAGAATTGGGGAATTTAAAGGCAAAG CATGAATTATTGCTCAAGCAATTGGATCTCAGTGAGTCTGCTGCAGAATCTGTACAcagtaaaatatcaaaagtaCATTCAgctttgatgttttgttcaggGGAACTTGGTGTTTGGTTGGCTTTTCAG GCTGCACGGTTCTTATCACACAGTGACACTGATAGTGACTTTATTGCATGGGGTAAAGTAGACGTGTCTGGTGAGACAATTGTTAAGAAGTTTTGCTGGGATGCCTCTTTGGTGATTTCTAATTGCTTTTCAGCTG AATGCTGTATTGGTGATAACACTGAGGCTGATGTGGGCGCGGGGCTTATAACTGCAAAAGTTCTCTGCCTTATTAAGACACTTCTTCAGTACAG GGATTTAAAGGACATAAGATGTATAGTTTTTGTGGAAAGGGTCATTACTGCCGTTGTCCTTGAATCTCTATTGAGGGAGTTGCTTCCTAAACATAGCAGCTGGAAGACTAAATACATAGCAGGAAATAATTCAGGGTTGCAATCCCAGACACGCCAAATGCAAAATGAAATTGTGGAAGAATTTCGTAAAGGCATG GTGAACATCATTGTTGCAACATCAATCCTTGAGGAAGGATTAGATGTACAAAGTTGCAACTTGGTGATTAGATTTGATCCTCCATCCTCAGTCAGCAGTTTCATACAGTCCCGAGGTCGTGCTAGGATGCAGAATTCAGACTACTTATTAATGGTGAAAAC AGAGGATTCGACCACACATTCTCGACTAGAGAACTATCTTTCTAGCAGTGAAATAATGAGAAGGGAGTCCCTGCGCCGCTCTTCCACTTCTTGTTCAGCTCCGCAGAGTGAACTGTATGAAGATGAGTTCTATAGTGTTGAAGGCACAGGGGCAGTTGTAACTCTTAGTTCAAGCGTTAGTTTGATTTACTTTTACTGCTCACGTCTTCCTTCTGATGG GTATTTTAAACCAGCTCCTATATGTATTATAGACAAGGAGAAGGAGACTTGCACACTACATCTTCCAAAAAGCTCTCCTATACAAAATATTTGTGTGCagggaaataataaaaatctgaagcAGAAGGCATGTCTTGAAGCTTGCAAGCAACTCCATTTAATTGGTGCTTTAACAGACAATCTTGTTCCTGATGTTGTTGAGGAAGAAGCTGTTGCTCAAGAAATTA gGAATGAACGGTATGACGATGAACAACCCATTTATTTGCCACCTGAGCTGGCCAGTCAAGGTCCACGGAACTTGAAGACAAAGTACTACTGCtacttaattgaattaaatcagAAATTTGATTATGGTGTTCCTGTCCATGATATTGTGCTTGTCATGAGGACTGAGCTTGAATCTGATGTCTTAAGTAGCATGGGTTTTGAATTAGAAGCTGAGAGGGGATTATTGGCAGTGAGCTTGAGGTATATTGGAGATATTTATCTTGATCAAGTGCCG GTTCTCTTATGTAGGAGGTTTCAGATTACGCTTTTCGAAGTTCTTATACATCGTGAAGTGAACAAATTGGAAGAGGTCTTAAAAGGATTGGAGTTAGGGACAGGTGTTGTGATGGACTATTTTCTACTTCCAGCTATCAGGTCACGCTCGCAACCTTCCATTGACTGGGAACCTATTAGTTCTGTCctgttttcatataaaaacgAGGACCACTTCAACTGTTCTTCGAAGGGCAATGCCCATGTTGTCCATACCAAAGGTGGTCCAGTTTGCACATGTGTGCTTCAGAATTCCTTGGTCTGCACCCCCCACAATGGTAATGTCTATTTCATCACGGGTGCTTCTGAGGATTTGAATGGAAGGTCGCTTTTAAAGCTGAGGAATGGAAGTGCAATCACTTACAAGGAGCACTTTGCAAAGCG CAGGAATAGCATCCAATTGCTTTTTGATCAAGAACCATTACTTGAAGGGAGACATATTTTTCCAGTGCACAATTTTCTTAACAGATGCAGAACAAAAAAGGAGAAAG AATCGAAGAATGCACATGTAGATTTGCCTCCTGAACTTTGTGACATAATTTTATCTCCAGTATCAATCAGCACTCTTTATTCTTATACATTTATCCCATCAATAATGCATCGACTAGAGTCCCTACTTATTGCTGTCAACTTAAAGAAGATGCATTCGGATCATTGCATGCAAAATGTTGATATTCCAGCCATGAAG GTATTGGAAGCAATTACCACAAAGAAGTGCCAAGAGAAATTTCATTTGGAATCCTTAGAAACTCTCGGAGATTCTTTTCTTAAATATGCTGCAAGCCAGCAGCTATTTAAACTTTATCAAAATCATCATGAGGGCCTTCTTAGtatgaagaaggaaaaaattatttctaatgcTGCACTCTGTAGGCGTGGATGTGACCACAAACTTCCG gGGTTTATCCGCAATGAATCTTTTGATCCAAAACTCTGGATGATTCCTGGTGACAAGTGTGGAAGCGATTTGTTAAGTGAGGAGCCACTTTCTGAGTGCAGAAAAATTTACgtcaggggaagaagaaaggtaAAAAGTAAGACAGTTGCTGATGTTGTCGAGGCACTCATTGGGGCATACCTTAGTACAGGTGGTGAAGTACTGGCCTTATTTTTCATGGATTGGATTGGTATAAAGGTGGATTTCATGATTGTACCGTACGAGAGGCACTTCCAATTGCAGGCAGAGAAGTTTGTTAATGTTCGCTACTTAGAGTCACTGTTAAACTATTCATTTCGTGACCCTTCTCTGTTAGTAGAGGCATTGACCCATGGTTCTTACATGCTTCCTGAGATCCCAAGTTGTTATCAG CGACTGGAATTTCTTGGAGACGCTGTGCTAGATTATCTCATCACGATGCATTTGTACAAGGAATATCCCGGGATGTCACCAGGACTGTTAACTGACCTGAGGTCTGCTTCTGTAAACAATGACTGTTATGCACAATCAGCTGTTAAGGGGGACTTGCACAAACACATTCTTCATACCTCACAAGACCTTCACAAGCATATAGTCGAAACTGCTGAAATTTTTCAGAAATCTTCTTTAGGATCAACATTCGGATGGGAATCTGAGACATCTTTCCCCAAG GTACTTGGAGATGTTATAGAGTCTCTAGCAGGGGCTATTCTTGTAGATTCAGGATACAACAAGGAGATAGTCTTTCAAAGTATAAGACCACTTTTGGAGCCTTTAATTACGCCTGCGACAGTAAGACTCCATCCTGCAAGAGAATTGAGCGAATTATGTCAAAAGCAACATTTTGATTACAAGAAATCCGTTGTTTCCTACAACGGCAGGAATGCTTCCATTACAATAGTGGTTGGGGCTAATGGTGTGACATTCAAACACACAGCCACAGCTGCAGATAAGAAGACAGCCAAAAAATTAGCTTCTAAAGAAGTCTTGAAGTCCCTGAAGGAAAGTAATTTTGCGTCTAGTAGTACCCCAAGCAAACTTGATTAA
- the LOC7474402 gene encoding endoribonuclease Dicer homolog 2 isoform X3 has protein sequence MMEPVSVDIDTTQQLPADPLPFARSYQLEALEQALKQNTIVFLETGSGKTLIATMLLRSYAHLLRKPSRFIAVFLVPEVFLVRQQAGVVRMHTDLNVGMYWGDMGIDFSHAATWKQEIDKHEVLVMTHQILLNGLRQGYFKLDFIKVLIFDECHHARGNHPYACIMTEFFHRELRSGHHDLPRIFGMTASLIKSKGANSESYYRQQICELENIMNSKVYTCASETVLAEFIPSPAAEFLFYEPMKIPDGIYACLEEELGNLKAKHELLLKQLDLSESAAESVHSKISKVHSALMFCSGELGVWLAFQAARFLSHSDTDSDFIAWGKVDVSGETIVKKFCWDASLVISNCFSAECCIGDNTEADVGAGLITAKVLCLIKTLLQYRDLKDIRCIVFVERVITAVVLESLLRELLPKHSSWKTKYIAGNNSGLQSQTRQMQNEIVEEFRKGMVNIIVATSILEEGLDVQSCNLVIRFDPPSSVSSFIQSRGRARMQNSDYLLMVKTEDSTTHSRLENYLSSSEIMRRESLRRSSTSCSAPQSELYEDEFYSVEGTGAVVTLSSSVSLIYFYCSRLPSDGYFKPAPICIIDKEKETCTLHLPKSSPIQNICVQGNNKNLKQKACLEACKQLHLIGALTDNLVPDVVEEEAVAQEIRNERYDDEQPIYLPPELASQGPRNLKTKYYCYLIELNQKFDYGVPVHDIVLVMRTELESDVLSSMGFELEAERGLLAVSLRYIGDIYLDQVPVLLCRRFQITLFEVLIHREVNKLEEVLKGLELGTGVVMDYFLLPAIRSRSQPSIDWEPISSVLFSYKNEDHFNCSSKGNAHVVHTKGGPVCTCVLQNSLVCTPHNGNVYFITGASEDLNGRSLLKLRNGSAITYKEHFAKRNSIQLLFDQEPLLEGRHIFPVHNFLNRCRTKKEKESKNAHVDLPPELCDIILSPVSISTLYSYTFIPSIMHRLESLLIAVNLKKMHSDHCMQNVDIPAMKVLEAITTKKCQEKFHLESLETLGDSFLKYAASQQLFKLYQNHHEGLLSMKKEKIISNAALCRRGCDHKLPGFIRNESFDPKLWMIPGDKCGSDLLSEEPLSECRKIYVRGRRKVKSKTVADVVEALIGAYLSTGGEVLALFFMDWIGIKVDFMIVPYERHFQLQAEKFVNVRYLESLLNYSFRDPSLLVEALTHGSYMLPEIPSCYQRLEFLGDAVLDYLITMHLYKEYPGMSPGLLTDLRSASVNNDCYAQSAVKGDLHKHILHTSQDLHKHIVETAEIFQKSSLGSTFGWESETSFPKVLGDVIESLAGAILVDSGYNKEIVFQSIRPLLEPLITPATVRLHPARELSELCQKQHFDYKKSVVSYNGRNASITIVVGANGVTFKHTATAADKKTAKKLASKEVLKSLKESNFASSSTPSKLD, from the exons A TGATGGAGCCTGTTAGCGTGGATATAGACACAACCCAACAGCTCCCTGCTGATCCTCTCCCATTTGCTAGAAG tTATCAATTGGAGGCTTTGGAGCAGGCGCTAAAGCAGAACACAATTGTCTTTTTGGAGACTGGTTCTGGCAAGACTTTGATTGCCACCATGCTACTGCGCAGTTACGCCCATCTTCTTCGCAAGCCTTCACGTTTTATTGCTGTTTTCCTGGTTCCTGAAGTTTTCCTGGTTCGCCAA CAAGCTGGAGTTGTGAGAATGCATACCGACTTGAATGTGGGCATGTACTGGGGAGACATGGGAATTGACTTCTCGCATGCTGCTACATGGAAGCAGGAAATAGACAAACATGAG GTGCTTGTTATGACACATCAAATTTTGCTGAACGGCTTGAGGCAGGGCTATTTCAAGCTAGACTTCATAAAGGTGTTGATATTTGATGAATGTCATCATGCCAGGGGCAATCACCCTTATGCATGCATCATGACG GAGTTCTTTCATCGTGAGTTAAGGTCTGGTCACCATGATCTTCCTAGGATTTTTGGGATGACAGCTTCTCTCATAAAGTCAAAGG GTGCAAACTCAGAATCATACTACAGGCAGCAGATTTGTGAACTGGAGAATATTATGAATTCAAAG GTATACACCTGTGCTAGTGAGACTGTGCTTGCCGAATTTATACCATCCCCAGCCGCAGAATTCTTATTTTATGAGCCCATGAAGATCCCTGATGGTATATATGCTTGCTTGGAAGAAGAATTGGGGAATTTAAAGGCAAAG CATGAATTATTGCTCAAGCAATTGGATCTCAGTGAGTCTGCTGCAGAATCTGTACAcagtaaaatatcaaaagtaCATTCAgctttgatgttttgttcaggGGAACTTGGTGTTTGGTTGGCTTTTCAG GCTGCACGGTTCTTATCACACAGTGACACTGATAGTGACTTTATTGCATGGGGTAAAGTAGACGTGTCTGGTGAGACAATTGTTAAGAAGTTTTGCTGGGATGCCTCTTTGGTGATTTCTAATTGCTTTTCAGCTG AATGCTGTATTGGTGATAACACTGAGGCTGATGTGGGCGCGGGGCTTATAACTGCAAAAGTTCTCTGCCTTATTAAGACACTTCTTCAGTACAG GGATTTAAAGGACATAAGATGTATAGTTTTTGTGGAAAGGGTCATTACTGCCGTTGTCCTTGAATCTCTATTGAGGGAGTTGCTTCCTAAACATAGCAGCTGGAAGACTAAATACATAGCAGGAAATAATTCAGGGTTGCAATCCCAGACACGCCAAATGCAAAATGAAATTGTGGAAGAATTTCGTAAAGGCATG GTGAACATCATTGTTGCAACATCAATCCTTGAGGAAGGATTAGATGTACAAAGTTGCAACTTGGTGATTAGATTTGATCCTCCATCCTCAGTCAGCAGTTTCATACAGTCCCGAGGTCGTGCTAGGATGCAGAATTCAGACTACTTATTAATGGTGAAAAC AGAGGATTCGACCACACATTCTCGACTAGAGAACTATCTTTCTAGCAGTGAAATAATGAGAAGGGAGTCCCTGCGCCGCTCTTCCACTTCTTGTTCAGCTCCGCAGAGTGAACTGTATGAAGATGAGTTCTATAGTGTTGAAGGCACAGGGGCAGTTGTAACTCTTAGTTCAAGCGTTAGTTTGATTTACTTTTACTGCTCACGTCTTCCTTCTGATGG GTATTTTAAACCAGCTCCTATATGTATTATAGACAAGGAGAAGGAGACTTGCACACTACATCTTCCAAAAAGCTCTCCTATACAAAATATTTGTGTGCagggaaataataaaaatctgaagcAGAAGGCATGTCTTGAAGCTTGCAAGCAACTCCATTTAATTGGTGCTTTAACAGACAATCTTGTTCCTGATGTTGTTGAGGAAGAAGCTGTTGCTCAAGAAATTA gGAATGAACGGTATGACGATGAACAACCCATTTATTTGCCACCTGAGCTGGCCAGTCAAGGTCCACGGAACTTGAAGACAAAGTACTACTGCtacttaattgaattaaatcagAAATTTGATTATGGTGTTCCTGTCCATGATATTGTGCTTGTCATGAGGACTGAGCTTGAATCTGATGTCTTAAGTAGCATGGGTTTTGAATTAGAAGCTGAGAGGGGATTATTGGCAGTGAGCTTGAGGTATATTGGAGATATTTATCTTGATCAAGTGCCG GTTCTCTTATGTAGGAGGTTTCAGATTACGCTTTTCGAAGTTCTTATACATCGTGAAGTGAACAAATTGGAAGAGGTCTTAAAAGGATTGGAGTTAGGGACAGGTGTTGTGATGGACTATTTTCTACTTCCAGCTATCAGGTCACGCTCGCAACCTTCCATTGACTGGGAACCTATTAGTTCTGTCctgttttcatataaaaacgAGGACCACTTCAACTGTTCTTCGAAGGGCAATGCCCATGTTGTCCATACCAAAGGTGGTCCAGTTTGCACATGTGTGCTTCAGAATTCCTTGGTCTGCACCCCCCACAATGGTAATGTCTATTTCATCACGGGTGCTTCTGAGGATTTGAATGGAAGGTCGCTTTTAAAGCTGAGGAATGGAAGTGCAATCACTTACAAGGAGCACTTTGCAAAGCG GAATAGCATCCAATTGCTTTTTGATCAAGAACCATTACTTGAAGGGAGACATATTTTTCCAGTGCACAATTTTCTTAACAGATGCAGAACAAAAAAGGAGAAAG AATCGAAGAATGCACATGTAGATTTGCCTCCTGAACTTTGTGACATAATTTTATCTCCAGTATCAATCAGCACTCTTTATTCTTATACATTTATCCCATCAATAATGCATCGACTAGAGTCCCTACTTATTGCTGTCAACTTAAAGAAGATGCATTCGGATCATTGCATGCAAAATGTTGATATTCCAGCCATGAAG GTATTGGAAGCAATTACCACAAAGAAGTGCCAAGAGAAATTTCATTTGGAATCCTTAGAAACTCTCGGAGATTCTTTTCTTAAATATGCTGCAAGCCAGCAGCTATTTAAACTTTATCAAAATCATCATGAGGGCCTTCTTAGtatgaagaaggaaaaaattatttctaatgcTGCACTCTGTAGGCGTGGATGTGACCACAAACTTCCG gGGTTTATCCGCAATGAATCTTTTGATCCAAAACTCTGGATGATTCCTGGTGACAAGTGTGGAAGCGATTTGTTAAGTGAGGAGCCACTTTCTGAGTGCAGAAAAATTTACgtcaggggaagaagaaaggtaAAAAGTAAGACAGTTGCTGATGTTGTCGAGGCACTCATTGGGGCATACCTTAGTACAGGTGGTGAAGTACTGGCCTTATTTTTCATGGATTGGATTGGTATAAAGGTGGATTTCATGATTGTACCGTACGAGAGGCACTTCCAATTGCAGGCAGAGAAGTTTGTTAATGTTCGCTACTTAGAGTCACTGTTAAACTATTCATTTCGTGACCCTTCTCTGTTAGTAGAGGCATTGACCCATGGTTCTTACATGCTTCCTGAGATCCCAAGTTGTTATCAG CGACTGGAATTTCTTGGAGACGCTGTGCTAGATTATCTCATCACGATGCATTTGTACAAGGAATATCCCGGGATGTCACCAGGACTGTTAACTGACCTGAGGTCTGCTTCTGTAAACAATGACTGTTATGCACAATCAGCTGTTAAGGGGGACTTGCACAAACACATTCTTCATACCTCACAAGACCTTCACAAGCATATAGTCGAAACTGCTGAAATTTTTCAGAAATCTTCTTTAGGATCAACATTCGGATGGGAATCTGAGACATCTTTCCCCAAG GTACTTGGAGATGTTATAGAGTCTCTAGCAGGGGCTATTCTTGTAGATTCAGGATACAACAAGGAGATAGTCTTTCAAAGTATAAGACCACTTTTGGAGCCTTTAATTACGCCTGCGACAGTAAGACTCCATCCTGCAAGAGAATTGAGCGAATTATGTCAAAAGCAACATTTTGATTACAAGAAATCCGTTGTTTCCTACAACGGCAGGAATGCTTCCATTACAATAGTGGTTGGGGCTAATGGTGTGACATTCAAACACACAGCCACAGCTGCAGATAAGAAGACAGCCAAAAAATTAGCTTCTAAAGAAGTCTTGAAGTCCCTGAAGGAAAGTAATTTTGCGTCTAGTAGTACCCCAAGCAAACTTGATTAA